In a genomic window of Natranaerovirga pectinivora:
- a CDS encoding flagellar biosynthetic protein FliO codes for MKTILTVGMENFWYLILLLILFIMILGGAYFTTKFLSKIQYQQNKHKNMQIIEGLRLGNNKAIYLIKIGERYFAVSTAKEQVSLIAEFNDGEIKNYKELMNEKSVNISFKESLEKVIKSGKKK; via the coding sequence ATGAAAACAATATTAACAGTTGGTATGGAAAATTTTTGGTACTTGATACTTTTGCTAATATTATTTATCATGATTCTTGGTGGTGCTTATTTTACGACAAAATTCTTAAGTAAAATACAATATCAACAAAATAAACACAAAAACATGCAAATCATTGAAGGTCTAAGGCTGGGAAATAATAAAGCAATTTATTTGATTAAAATAGGTGAACGTTATTTTGCAGTTAGTACAGCTAAAGAACAAGTCAGTTTAATTGCTGAATTTAATGATGGAGAAATTAAGAATTATAAAGAATTAATGAATGAAAAATCTGTAAATATAAGTTTCAAAGAGAGTTTAGAAAAAGTAATAAAAAGTGGAAAAAAGAAATAG
- a CDS encoding response regulator: MADKNILIVDDAAFMRMMIKDILTKNGYDVVGEAENGLKAVEKFTELKPDLVIMDITMPEMDGIQAVKKIKELDGNAKVIMCSAMGQQAMVIESIQSGAKDFIVKPFQADRVLEAVKKAIS, encoded by the coding sequence ATGGCAGATAAAAATATTTTAATAGTGGATGATGCAGCTTTTATGAGGATGATGATTAAAGATATTTTAACAAAAAATGGTTACGATGTTGTTGGTGAAGCTGAAAATGGACTGAAAGCTGTTGAAAAATTCACAGAATTAAAACCTGATTTAGTAATTATGGATATTACTATGCCAGAGATGGATGGGATTCAAGCGGTTAAAAAAATAAAAGAACTAGATGGTAATGCAAAAGTTATTATGTGTTCAGCTATGGGGCAACAAGCAATGGTAATTGAATCCATACAATCAGGGGCTAAGGATTTTATCGTAAAACCATTCCAAGCAGATAGGGTATTAGAAGCAGTAAAAAAAGCAATCAGTTAG